The DNA window GGTAATTTTCACTCAAATAACAAATGTATATCAGTAATGGTGGCATATTTAGTTTCAACACAGTAGCTGGAACACAGAGTGATAACCAGGCAAATGTTGTTGAGATGTATgtaattttcttcaggaaataCAGACTTTTTTAATTGAGTCACCCTTTCACATCCATTCAGGTCTTCAGGTTCATCAAAAGATGGTTTTGTGTGAACTGCTAAACAATGACAAACCAGGACAAATGATCACCAGGAGTGCTTCCAAGGGCTTCACCACAGATGAACTCTGTTATCTCGATGGCAAGTTTACTTATCAAGGAACTTCATATATCCCACAGCAAGAGCTCCAACCTCATCTGCAACTATCCATGTGGCGTCATGAGAATTTGTACTACCCAGCTTGcattaaaattctgaaaaattaccTCAAGAAGAGAACAAATCAAGTTAACAGAAAAGGTTTGTATGAGCTTGAATTATAATATAAATGGGAAAAAAGAGAAGTACgtacgtttttttttaaattgtcagcCCTAATAAAAGTCATAAAATATGGGTTTAACAAAGCATAGACTAAAAACTAAAGATGCTTTGTGGTGGGCAGTCTGCTTTGAAAGGTGTAAAATGAACTGATTTACTGCATTTACATATTTCTGTCCCTTCCCTGTATAGTAAAACCCAGACTTAAATTAATCCAGAAAGCAAACACAGATTCTGGAGGGTCTCGTGTGAGTTGTTTGGCAACAGGATTTTACCCTCGTCACATCAACCTGACCCTGTACAGAGACGGGCAGCCTGTAGCTGATCATGAGATCACTGGAGGAGATCTGCTGCCCAATGGTGACGGGACGTACCAGATGAGGAAGAGTCTGGAGATCAATGCTGCAGATAAACACAAATACACCTGCTCTGCCACACACCTCAGTCTGGACAACAAACTTGACATTAATTTAGGTGatgatttaaaatgataaaatatccCATTATCCCTTAATTTCTAATCTGTTTGTGACCTTTTTAACACTTTTGTTTCAGAGTTTGATCCTGGTGAACCATTTAAATCAGTGATTCCCTCAGTGCTGACAATTTTGGCTCTGGTCTTAGTGTTTGGAGTTGTCATATATAAATGTAGAAGGAGACGGGCAGGTACAACAAGAACTGAAGTAAATGA is part of the Garra rufa chromosome 25, GarRuf1.0, whole genome shotgun sequence genome and encodes:
- the LOC141301345 gene encoding RLA class I histocompatibility antigen, alpha chain 11/11-like, translating into MVLCELLNNDKPGQMITRSASKGFTTDELCYLDGKFTYQGTSYIPQQELQPHLQLSMWRHENLYYPACIKILKNYLKKRTNQVNRKVKPRLKLIQKANTDSGGSRVSCLATGFYPRHINLTLYRDGQPVADHEITGGDLLPNGDGTYQMRKSLEINAADKHKYTCSATHLSLDNKLDINLEFDPGEPFKSVIPSVLTILALVLVFGVVIYKCRRRRAASPKSDYSTASTSEENVDPAS